The segment CAGAACAAAGTattcttttcattttcaatCAAAACCTAAATTTCAGTTTTATGAATCTAGATTATTACAAAAACACACCAGCACAAAAAATTTACTGGCTGAAATATGATAGTGTAATAATCAGTGGACAGTAAAATCATCACTTgtgtttttctaaaaaaaaggaTAATTTCTATCATCTTTCATGAAGAATGTACAGTTTATACATTAAGGCCATTCCAACCAACCAGAGAAGGCATACATATAGGACTCATTGAGTTGAGGATTTTCAGTAAGAAAAAAAcgaacatctatactattaaagcaaaatCCCTCATAGGATTCTGCTCTTATTTTGTTAGATATTTACAATAGTGTGCCACtcataaatttttgtttaatataattaattatattgccTTAAACACTTTAACTCACTAAAAGAATATTCCTAAATAATGGCTTTACCGATTGTTCATTAACCGTAAAATCTCaacataattattcattaattaAACAAATGCCTAATAATTCACACACCTATTATCAAGATCTCACGTCcacatataagaaaataatacattaCTACCAATAGAAAAATGGGTCCTAATCAAAACATTTGTTACGGGTGTATATTACTTAATTACTTATGTTATAACTAACTGCATCATAAAAGTCAAAACATTTGTTACGGGTGTATATTACACATATTTtactataataattattatttttctttcatgTATAACAATTAGTTATTATAGACATAGAGTgaaataacatattattttgtatacatATTATATTACACTGTATGTATACGGATGTTAGATGTTACTTTTAATTGAATTGtattttatcttatttaattagctgaattatttgaaatttaagaaaaatctattactttgaaaatatactTCCATGTATTCATCTGAATTGTTGTTATATTAAACTTGGTCACAAAACATTTCGatcattcaaaataaaataattaaaaaggacTCCTACATATTAATTCTAAGATtgcattttaataaaaatatttaaattaagacGGATTGAACCAACATTTTAACAcaagttttattataaaataaatatctaaactGATTAATAAAAGGTATGagttattaaaacaaaatcaatgaaaaaattaaataaataaattacttaTAATACggttttgaataattttaaatttactaaATTGTAGTTCACCTAAGAAAAAAGCATAATAAATagtacatataattttttataactaaatacaaacctaaaagaaacaaattatataaattataattttgttacataaaaatatttaaactaaaattcaatcccgcgctttcaaagcgcgggtcaaaatctagtattggTTAAAGCAGGAACCAAAGTCTGTTTCAAAACTTTGCCGGAAAACTGCACCCGAATGTTCGATCGGTAAACACTCACAAACTCCTCCGGCAGAGCAAGAGAGATAAACTCTATTTGTAACTTTTACTTTCTTATCTACACCAAAAATAGAAGAAGACAAACACTGCCAAGAACAACAAAGGAACATCAGATTTGTGTTTTTGAGTACACATAACTAAGAAAATGTAAACGAATAAATCAAATCTTACCTACTTAAAGAGCCTATCACCACTACAGAGAATCTACTGTTATTCCAAATTCTTGTAATCTTATTCTTTCCTTTCTTTGTAATAATGAACAACAGTTTACAATCTGCCAGAAAACATTCAAATTAGGCTCAGCCCCAGAGctcataaaaccaaaaaaataatatggtaATTGATGTATCAAAATGGCAAAGGATGTACTGACCTGATAATGAGATATTGGCTGCTCTGTATATGTACTCCATACATGGTTCTTGGATAATTAGTTGGAAAGGAAGCATCTGAAGGAGTCAAGAGTCAAGTTCCTTCCTTGGTTTACCAGAAACCTCCTCATAGCATTTTCACCAGTTTTCGATTCTCACATTGATCCGCAAATTTTGATCTTCTTGTATATTTTAGATGCCATGGCGAGTACCTTGATTGATAAGTACGTCAAGAGGTAAAAACGAAATTAACCTCAAAAATCTCCAATGCTTAGTGAAAGGTTTTGGGTTGATTCTTGTTTCTTTTGAATAGGAAAAGACTTGATCCACTTGAAGCATATGTACCACCAGTTATTCTAGCTCAGCTACAGTTTCAAGATCTTGGTATCTTTCTGTATTTTTATTCTTCTTAGTATAATCATCCTATATAACAACACTAAATCTAATTTTTATGATATGATGATTGGAGAGAAAATTTTGAGCGTGGACAAGCCTGAATTCGAGGCGTGTAGATCGGTACTCAGGTCTGGACCTGCTAGTTCCTTGCGTGTAAACATTCGAGccgtaagttttttttttttttttttaaaaattttcttataaatgcAATCCTTTGTGTTTGTTTATTAATATGTGTGATTTGATGAACTCTCTTCAGGTTGCTCAGTACGCTTCAGATGCTGGTTATTCCCAAACCGCGTCTAATGACGTTGATCGCTGCCTCAGGTATTAATTTAACATTTGTGTTACGCTAGAGCGAGTGAAGTGATGATTGTATTGTGTGTTTAGAGCATTGGAAGAAATGGATTCGCTGTTTCTACGTGCGTCGAGGAAGGACCCAAACGCAACTGTTGAATTGATGAAGTCGCAGCTTGGAACAGCGTTAACAGCACTAGACAGGTAATCCCCATAAAGTACATAGGACCGCACCTATGGGTAGggagagtgtttttttttttttgctaacagaACACCACTTGTCTGCAGCCTTTTACAAACAGTTCCTTCTGAAGTTCTTGATAAAGGGAAAGCTATGGTTGAAGTGTACAGATCACCATTCGAAGAAGACAATGCTTCAGACTCCGCTGAGATACAGCAGCTCCAGTCAATACTAGGCCTGTTCTTTTCATTGCCGCTGCGACTAGCGGTCGCGGCAACAA is part of the Brassica rapa cultivar Chiifu-401-42 chromosome A09, CAAS_Brap_v3.01, whole genome shotgun sequence genome and harbors:
- the LOC103842091 gene encoding uncharacterized protein LOC103842091 isoform X2, which produces MASTLIDKYVKRKRLDPLEAYVPPVILAQLQFQDLEKILSVDKPEFEACRSVLRSGPASSLRVNIRAVAQYASDAGYSQTASNDVDRCLRALEEMDSLFLRASRKDPNATVELMKSQLGTALTALDSLLQTVPSEVLDKGKAMVEVYRSPFEEDNASDSAEIQQLQSIL
- the LOC103842091 gene encoding uncharacterized protein LOC103842091 isoform X1 translates to MASTLIDKYVKRKRLDPLEAYVPPVILAQLQFQDLEKILSVDKPEFEACRSVLRSGPASSLRVNIRAVAQYASDAGYSQTASNDVDRCLRALEEMDSLFLRASRKDPNATVELMKSQLGTALTALDSLLQTVPSEVLDKGKAMVEVYRSPFEEDNASDSAEIQQLQSIL